The sequence below is a genomic window from Longimicrobium sp..
CCGCGCGTCGTCACGCCCCCGCACGACCACCCGCACGAGCAGATCACTCTGGTCGAGCGCGGCCGCGTCCTCTTCACCGTCGGCGACGAGCAGAGGGTCGCCGAGGCGGGCGACGTGCTCCACTTCCCGCCCAACAGTTGGCACGGCGCGACGATGCTCGAAGAGGAGGTCGTCCTCATCGACATCTTCTCGCCGGTGCGCGAGGACTTTCTTAATAAGAACGGTTCGTGAGGCGCGGCGTCACGGCTCCTGCTCTTCGTAGAGCACGACCTCGCCCTTGACGATCATGTAAGGGAGCCGGCGTTCGTTGACCCAGGGGTACTGGTCGGCGTAGTCCTTGTAGCGGTCGTTGGTGACGATGAGGGCGTCCAGCTCGTGCGCGAACTGGATGATGAAGTAGTCGGCGTCGGTGCCGGCGGGCACCTGGCGCACCTCCTGCGCCTTGATGAGCTTCTCCAACTGCTCCTGGTCGTCGATGTCGTACTTGAGGCTGGCGTCCACGATGATGACGGCCTCCTGCCCGCGCTCCTCCAGCTCGCGCCGCACCTTGAGCAGGTTCGAGAGCTTCGGCTTGCCGCCCGCGTTGCGCTCCTCGTAGGCCACGTTGGCCCCGTCGATGACGACCGTCGCCTTCTTGCCGTTCGCGGACATTCGTTTAAGCCTCCGACTTTAGTGAGATTCCGGCCGAGTATACAGGGCGGCGCGCGTCGCGCCGTTCACGAAATCGTTTCAA
It includes:
- a CDS encoding cupin domain-containing protein — encoded protein: MEAKSILSPHPRHTDWSRVPVEVLEDGTERQMIVGERVMVCRLRFAPRVVTPPHDHPHEQITLVERGRVLFTVGDEQRVAEAGDVLHFPPNSWHGATMLEEEVVLIDIFSPVREDFLNKNGS
- a CDS encoding NYN domain-containing protein; this translates as MSANGKKATVVIDGANVAYEERNAGGKPKLSNLLKVRRELEERGQEAVIIVDASLKYDIDDQEQLEKLIKAQEVRQVPAGTDADYFIIQFAHELDALIVTNDRYKDYADQYPWVNERRLPYMIVKGEVVLYEEQEP